A window of Candidatus Methylomirabilota bacterium contains these coding sequences:
- a CDS encoding CusA/CzcA family heavy metal efflux RND transporter: MISRLIEWSATNRFIIGLFTLFAIAWGLWAIGNTPLDAIPDLSDVQVIVQTEWAERSPTLVEDQITYPIVVALLSAPKVKVVRGFSFFGISFVYVIFQDGTDLYWARTRVLEYMQGVQDRLPDGATPILGPDATGVGWGFEYALVDETGRHDLAQLRTLNDWYVHHWLLSVPGVAEVARVGGFVKQYQVTIDPATLLGFKLHLERVIEAIRKGNNDTGGRVVEFTGREYMVRGLGYIKSIKDVEAIVVGTDERGIPILVRDIGRVGLGPDIRRGVADLNGQGDVAGGIVVIRYGENALDVIQRIKDKIRQITPSLPEGVRIVTTYDRSDLIHRSIATLKEKLLEESLIVSVVSILFLFHFRSALVAILTLPIAILMSFVAMNYIGLGSNIMSLGGIAIAIGAMIDAAIVMIENAHKRLEHAAPGDDRNRIIIEAAKEVGKPLFYSLLIITVSFIPVFTLQAQEGRLFRPLAFTKTFAMFFSSLLSVTLVPLLMILLIRGKIHPEHKNPISRFLIWVYNPIVHAVLKWRKTTIAVAVLSLLLTIPVFMRLGSEFMPPLYEGTLLYMPVTLPGASITQVSQLLQIQDRIIKHFPEVESVFAKGGRATSATDPAPLEMIETVINLKPEEEWRKGLTVERLIDELDNALQIPGVTNAWTMPIKARTDMLSTGIRTPVGIKVLGTKLEMIQRIGQEIETALKPVRGTRSVFAERTAGGYYLDFKIKRDEIARYGLTVTDVEDVIETAIGGSTVTTTIEGRERFPVNVRYFRGLRDSLDDLRRVLVSTPMGPQIPITQLVDLKLSSGTTLIRSEDAELVGYVYVDVVGRDIGGYVAEAQRVVAEKVELPSGYHLIWSGQFEYMERAKERLKYVIPLTLLIIFVLLYFNFGSLAKCLIVLLSVPFALVGGIWLLYLLGYNLSVAVWVGIIALGGVAAETGVVMIVYLDEVYERRAREGKMTGARDLYEAIIEGAVMRVRPKMMTVMAIMAGLLPIMWSHGAGADVMKRIAAPMIGGMVTSTILTLVIIPVIYEMWRSRQLPQPGAPPTVHGEGER; the protein is encoded by the coding sequence ATGATCTCGCGGTTGATCGAGTGGAGCGCCACTAACCGATTCATCATCGGCCTCTTTACCCTTTTTGCCATCGCCTGGGGCCTCTGGGCCATTGGGAATACGCCCCTGGATGCCATCCCCGACCTGTCCGACGTCCAGGTCATCGTCCAAACGGAGTGGGCAGAGCGAAGCCCGACCCTCGTAGAAGACCAGATCACCTATCCGATTGTGGTGGCGCTCCTGTCAGCCCCCAAGGTGAAGGTGGTCCGCGGGTTTTCCTTCTTTGGCATCTCGTTTGTCTATGTCATCTTCCAGGATGGCACGGATCTGTACTGGGCCCGGACTCGGGTGCTCGAGTATATGCAGGGGGTGCAGGACCGATTGCCCGATGGTGCGACCCCGATTCTGGGACCGGATGCGACCGGCGTGGGCTGGGGGTTTGAATATGCCCTGGTAGACGAGACAGGCCGGCACGATTTGGCCCAACTTCGGACGCTGAACGACTGGTACGTGCACCACTGGCTCCTGTCGGTCCCCGGCGTGGCCGAAGTAGCGCGGGTTGGCGGCTTCGTCAAGCAGTACCAGGTCACGATCGATCCCGCCACCCTGCTCGGGTTCAAGCTCCATCTGGAGCGGGTGATCGAGGCGATCCGGAAGGGGAACAACGATACCGGCGGCCGGGTGGTGGAGTTTACCGGACGAGAGTATATGGTCCGGGGTCTCGGCTATATCAAGTCGATCAAAGACGTCGAGGCGATTGTTGTCGGGACCGACGAACGGGGCATCCCGATCCTGGTCCGGGACATCGGGCGGGTCGGTCTTGGGCCCGACATCCGCCGCGGCGTCGCCGATCTGAACGGCCAGGGTGACGTGGCCGGCGGGATCGTCGTGATCCGGTACGGCGAGAACGCGCTGGACGTGATTCAGCGGATCAAGGACAAGATTCGGCAGATCACGCCCTCGCTGCCGGAGGGCGTCAGGATCGTCACTACCTACGACCGATCCGACTTGATTCACCGCTCCATCGCCACCCTTAAGGAAAAGCTGTTGGAAGAGAGTCTGATTGTCAGCGTCGTCAGCATTCTCTTCCTCTTTCACTTCCGCAGCGCCCTGGTGGCGATTCTCACCCTGCCGATCGCCATCCTCATGTCGTTCGTCGCCATGAACTACATCGGACTCGGTTCGAATATCATGTCGTTAGGCGGGATCGCCATCGCCATCGGAGCTATGATCGATGCGGCCATCGTGATGATCGAGAATGCCCACAAGCGCCTGGAGCATGCCGCTCCAGGAGATGACCGAAACCGGATCATCATTGAGGCGGCCAAGGAGGTGGGTAAGCCGCTGTTCTATTCGCTCCTGATCATTACCGTCTCCTTCATCCCGGTGTTCACTCTGCAGGCCCAGGAGGGGCGGCTCTTCAGGCCGTTGGCCTTCACCAAGACCTTCGCCATGTTCTTCTCCTCCCTCCTCTCGGTGACACTCGTACCGCTCCTGATGATCCTGCTGATCCGCGGCAAGATCCATCCGGAACACAAGAATCCGATCAGCCGGTTCCTGATCTGGGTCTATAACCCGATCGTCCATGCTGTTCTCAAATGGCGGAAGACCACGATCGCCGTTGCGGTGCTCTCGCTGCTCCTCACCATCCCTGTCTTCATGAGGCTGGGCAGCGAGTTCATGCCGCCGCTCTACGAGGGGACGCTCCTGTACATGCCGGTTACCCTCCCTGGTGCGTCGATCACTCAGGTTTCCCAACTCCTCCAGATCCAGGATCGGATCATCAAGCACTTCCCGGAGGTCGAGTCAGTGTTCGCCAAGGGGGGTCGCGCGACCAGCGCCACGGACCCGGCGCCCTTAGAAATGATCGAGACCGTCATCAACCTGAAGCCGGAGGAGGAGTGGCGGAAGGGGCTGACCGTGGAGAGGCTGATCGACGAGTTGGACAACGCCCTTCAGATCCCCGGCGTGACCAACGCCTGGACGATGCCGATCAAGGCGAGGACCGACATGCTCAGCACGGGGATCCGGACCCCCGTCGGGATCAAGGTACTTGGTACAAAGCTGGAGATGATCCAGCGAATAGGACAGGAGATCGAGACGGCGCTCAAGCCTGTCCGGGGGACGCGAAGCGTCTTTGCCGAGCGTACGGCGGGCGGTTACTATCTCGACTTCAAGATCAAGCGGGACGAGATCGCCCGATACGGCCTCACCGTGACGGATGTAGAAGACGTCATCGAGACCGCCATCGGCGGCAGCACCGTCACGACCACAATCGAGGGGCGTGAGCGGTTCCCGGTGAATGTCCGGTATTTCAGGGGGCTCCGCGACAGCCTGGATGATCTGAGGCGTGTCCTGGTGTCGACCCCGATGGGTCCTCAAATCCCGATCACGCAACTTGTCGATCTGAAGCTCTCGAGCGGCACCACCCTGATCCGGAGCGAGGACGCCGAACTGGTCGGCTACGTCTATGTCGATGTCGTCGGGCGGGATATCGGCGGCTATGTTGCCGAGGCCCAGCGAGTCGTGGCGGAGAAGGTAGAACTTCCTTCAGGATACCACCTCATCTGGAGCGGCCAGTTCGAGTATATGGAGCGGGCGAAGGAGCGACTCAAATACGTCATCCCGTTGACGTTGCTCATCATTTTTGTCCTGCTCTATTTCAATTTCGGTTCGCTGGCCAAGTGTCTGATCGTGCTGTTGTCGGTCCCGTTTGCGCTGGTAGGCGGGATTTGGCTGCTGTATCTGCTGGGCTATAATTTAAGCGTGGCGGTCTGGGTGGGGATCATCGCGCTGGGCGGGGTGGCGGCCGAGACCGGCGTCGTGATGATCGTCTATCTGGACGAGGTGTATGAGCGGCGGGCGCGAGAAGGGAAGATGACCGGCGCCCGGGATCTGTACGAGGCGATCATCGAGGGGGCGGTCATGCGGGTGCGCCCGAAGATGATGACGGTGATGGCCATCATGGCCGGCCTGCTGCCGATCATGTGGAGTCATGGGGCAGGGGCGGATGTCATGAAACGGATCGCCGCCCCGATGATCGGCGGCATGGTCACCTCGACCATCCTGACCCTGGTCATCATCCCTGTGATCTACGAGATGTGGCGCAGCCGCCAGCTTCCGCAACCCGGCGCGCCACCGACTGTTCACGGCGAAGGGGAACGTTAG
- a CDS encoding efflux RND transporter periplasmic adaptor subunit: MQQRTQWVIASTVLIAAAGAIFVVWYDGGMRLQERLSDRTPPPREPLAQSQEKGERAGHEGMSMLASQEPQKAAGEMGMAPGAVMVSPERQQLIGLKTGVVEHRSIERTIRTVGVVEFDERRLADVNVKIEGWIENLLVNFTGEPVRKGQPLLTIYSPDLVSTQEEYLQALRARETLAKSRFTDIASGGETLVKAARRRLQFWDISDEEIAALERSGTPRKSLTIYSPIDGVVIEKMALRGKKVMPGETLYKVADLSTVWVHGEIYEYEVPLVKRGQAASVTLASYPAEVFHGKVSYIYPVLTEKTRTVKVRFEFPNTKDWKLKPQMYANVELKIPLGKRLVVPDEALLDSGTRQLVFIDKGQGTFEPRDVKVGARVEGYAEILAGLSAGERVVTSANFLIDSESQLKTAVGGMGGMPGMEMGKRAQ; encoded by the coding sequence ATGCAACAGAGGACACAGTGGGTTATCGCTTCGACTGTCCTGATCGCCGCGGCCGGCGCCATCTTCGTCGTCTGGTACGATGGCGGGATGCGTCTCCAGGAGCGGCTTAGCGACAGGACGCCGCCCCCTCGGGAGCCGCTCGCCCAGTCCCAAGAAAAAGGCGAGCGCGCCGGACACGAGGGTATGTCGATGCTGGCCTCGCAGGAACCGCAGAAGGCTGCCGGCGAGATGGGAATGGCGCCGGGGGCCGTGATGGTCAGTCCGGAGCGCCAGCAGTTGATCGGGCTGAAGACGGGTGTAGTCGAGCACCGGTCGATTGAGCGGACGATCCGGACGGTCGGCGTCGTCGAGTTCGATGAGCGACGCCTGGCCGACGTCAATGTCAAGATCGAGGGGTGGATCGAGAATCTGCTGGTCAACTTCACCGGGGAACCTGTCAGGAAGGGCCAGCCGCTCCTCACCATTTACAGTCCGGATCTGGTTTCGACCCAGGAGGAGTACTTGCAGGCGCTGCGGGCGAGGGAGACGCTGGCCAAGAGCCGCTTCACAGACATCGCGTCCGGAGGGGAGACATTGGTCAAGGCGGCGAGGCGGCGTCTGCAGTTCTGGGATATCAGCGACGAGGAGATTGCCGCTCTTGAACGAAGCGGGACGCCCCGCAAGAGCTTGACGATTTACTCGCCGATCGATGGGGTCGTCATCGAAAAGATGGCGTTACGCGGCAAAAAGGTGATGCCCGGCGAAACTCTCTATAAGGTTGCCGATCTGTCCACCGTCTGGGTCCACGGGGAGATCTACGAATACGAAGTTCCTCTGGTCAAGCGTGGCCAGGCGGCCAGCGTGACACTGGCCTCGTACCCCGCCGAGGTCTTTCATGGCAAGGTGAGCTACATCTACCCGGTTCTGACAGAGAAAACGCGGACCGTCAAGGTCCGGTTCGAGTTTCCCAATACGAAGGATTGGAAGCTGAAGCCTCAGATGTACGCCAACGTCGAGCTGAAGATTCCTTTGGGTAAGCGCCTCGTCGTTCCCGATGAGGCACTGCTCGACAGCGGGACGAGACAGCTCGTCTTTATCGATAAGGGGCAGGGGACCTTCGAGCCGCGGGATGTAAAGGTGGGCGCCAGGGTGGAGGGTTACGCAGAGATTCTGGCCGGCCTATCGGCCGGCGAGCGGGTGGTGACCTCAGCGAATTTCCTGATCGACTCCGAGAGCCAGCTTAAGACGGCAGTCGGCGGGATGGGTGGCATGCCCGGCATGGAGATGGGAAAGCGGGCGCAATGA
- a CDS encoding DNA-binding response regulator: MTEQNVILVVDDDQALREALGKALAKEGHAVILAADGQEGLDQLRNKPVNVTLLDLKMPGLAGLELLKAARLLVPDVEVIIITGHGTIDDAVTAMKQGAYDVVTKPFSRFNLLKTVEKALEKQRLSTQAKVLQRKLDEVEEKDRIVGISAAMGRVLGLVEQVAGSEATVTIQGESGTGKELIANLVHRLSPRRERPYIKVNCAALPETLLESELFGYEKGAFTGALTRKAGRFELANRGTMFLDEIGDLSLTTQAKLLRVLQEGEFERLGGTQTLKVDVRLVTATNQDLRQSVREKKFREDLLYRLDVVTIVLPPLRERPEDIPLLAEHFLRRYAQKSQKALSGFSDAALASLLEYNWPGNVRELEHAIEHAVIFARETNISVDDLPPAISTERRKALERALTIPLGTPLDEVELRLIEETLRLTKGDKELAAKLLGIASRTIYRKLKRGETELA, from the coding sequence ATGACCGAGCAAAATGTGATCCTCGTCGTTGATGATGACCAGGCCCTTCGGGAGGCGTTGGGGAAAGCATTGGCCAAGGAAGGGCATGCGGTCATCCTTGCTGCGGACGGGCAAGAGGGTTTGGACCAACTGCGAAACAAGCCGGTGAATGTGACCCTCTTGGACCTGAAAATGCCGGGACTGGCCGGACTTGAACTCCTGAAAGCCGCAAGGCTGCTTGTCCCCGACGTTGAGGTCATCATTATCACCGGCCACGGGACGATCGACGACGCGGTGACGGCAATGAAACAGGGGGCCTATGACGTCGTCACGAAGCCCTTCAGCCGCTTCAATCTGTTGAAGACTGTGGAGAAGGCCCTTGAAAAGCAGAGACTGAGCACGCAGGCTAAGGTCTTGCAGCGCAAACTGGATGAAGTAGAAGAGAAAGACCGGATTGTTGGGATCAGTGCTGCCATGGGCCGGGTCCTGGGGCTGGTGGAACAGGTGGCGGGCAGCGAGGCCACCGTCACGATCCAAGGGGAGAGCGGTACAGGGAAGGAGCTCATTGCGAATCTGGTCCATCGCCTCAGTCCAAGGCGTGAGAGGCCGTACATCAAGGTCAACTGCGCCGCCCTGCCAGAAACCCTCCTGGAATCCGAGCTCTTCGGCTACGAAAAGGGTGCATTCACCGGCGCGCTGACCAGGAAAGCTGGGCGATTTGAGCTGGCGAATAGAGGCACGATGTTTTTGGACGAGATCGGGGACCTGAGTTTGACAACGCAAGCGAAACTCCTCAGGGTCCTCCAGGAAGGCGAGTTCGAACGGCTGGGAGGCACGCAGACCCTCAAGGTCGATGTCCGGCTAGTGACGGCGACGAACCAGGATCTTCGGCAGAGCGTAAGGGAGAAGAAGTTCCGAGAGGACCTCCTCTACCGGCTGGATGTTGTCACTATTGTTCTGCCACCCCTACGCGAACGACCAGAGGATATCCCTCTCCTCGCCGAGCATTTCTTGCGTCGGTATGCCCAAAAAAGCCAAAAGGCACTTTCAGGCTTCTCGGATGCGGCGCTAGCGAGTCTCTTGGAGTACAACTGGCCGGGAAACGTTCGGGAACTGGAACACGCCATTGAGCATGCCGTGATCTTCGCCCGGGAGACCAATATCAGCGTCGACGACCTTCCTCCCGCCATTTCGACTGAGCGGAGGAAGGCCCTGGAGCGGGCCTTGACGATCCCGCTGGGCACACCGCTGGACGAGGTGGAACTGCGGTTGATCGAGGAGACCCTGCGGCTGACCAAGGGCGATAAGGAACTGGCCGCCAAACTGCTTGGAATTGCCAGCCGCACCATCTACCGCAAGCTGAAACGAGGGGAGACTGAACTGGCTTGA
- a CDS encoding TolC family protein, with product MARENGEVEMTMTLKIGVLILVAGIADVGVGAAAATAEELLRLDPLIQEALAANPEIRTEGKKWDAAKERPPHEGSLDDPMLSFELENLPTNSFAFTQEDMTMKKLGISQTFPYFGKLGLRSEIAQREANAIGQGYRDKRNEIVRRIKEIFYDLYAIDRSLEIVGKNRELLREFVKIAETKYSVGKGIQQDVLKAQVELSKLLDEQIRLEQSRQAAGARLNAILNRPPQTPLGRTEEVSKAEASIDLKELQARALENRPLLKGLAEEIERSKAANALARKRYFPDLTMSLGYAFREDSAIAKRSDFFSAGFSINIPIYFRTKQDRQVAETSALINSAKEQYQAARNEVFSLVKELAADIEKGSKLIDLLETGLIPQARLSLDSAVAGYQVGKVDFLTMLDNQVTLFNFEKEYYRTLAEYQTSLARLEWVVGAPVQ from the coding sequence ATGGCGCGTGAAAATGGGGAGGTCGAAATGACGATGACCTTGAAAATCGGTGTGCTCATCCTTGTTGCCGGTATTGCGGACGTTGGGGTGGGAGCAGCGGCGGCTACGGCGGAAGAGTTGCTTCGACTTGATCCGCTCATCCAGGAGGCCCTGGCCGCGAATCCGGAGATCAGGACCGAGGGAAAAAAATGGGATGCGGCTAAGGAACGGCCTCCTCATGAAGGGTCGCTTGATGATCCGATGCTGAGCTTTGAGCTTGAAAACCTACCCACCAATTCGTTCGCCTTTACCCAGGAAGATATGACGATGAAGAAGCTCGGCATCTCTCAGACGTTCCCCTACTTCGGGAAGCTGGGTCTGCGAAGCGAGATCGCCCAACGGGAGGCCAATGCGATCGGCCAAGGGTATCGCGATAAGCGAAACGAGATTGTGCGGCGGATCAAGGAGATTTTCTATGACCTGTACGCTATCGACCGCTCGCTGGAGATCGTGGGGAAAAATCGTGAGCTGCTGCGAGAATTCGTCAAAATTGCTGAGACCAAATACAGCGTCGGCAAGGGCATTCAACAGGACGTCCTGAAGGCCCAGGTGGAGCTGTCGAAATTGCTGGATGAGCAGATCCGGCTGGAACAGAGTCGCCAGGCTGCGGGCGCTCGGTTGAATGCGATCTTGAACCGCCCCCCGCAGACGCCCCTCGGTCGGACGGAGGAGGTGTCGAAGGCCGAGGCGTCGATCGACCTAAAGGAGCTCCAGGCCAGGGCCCTGGAGAACCGGCCTCTGCTCAAAGGACTTGCTGAGGAGATCGAGCGGAGCAAGGCGGCCAACGCGCTGGCCAGGAAGCGATACTTCCCGGATCTCACGATGAGCCTGGGCTACGCCTTTCGCGAAGACTCCGCTATAGCCAAGCGATCCGATTTCTTCTCAGCGGGATTTTCGATCAACATCCCGATCTACTTCAGGACCAAGCAGGACCGGCAGGTCGCAGAGACCTCAGCGTTAATCAACTCGGCCAAGGAGCAGTATCAGGCTGCCAGGAACGAGGTGTTCTCGCTGGTTAAAGAACTGGCGGCCGATATCGAAAAAGGGAGCAAGCTCATTGACCTGCTGGAGACCGGCCTGATCCCTCAGGCACGTCTCTCCCTGGATTCGGCGGTTGCCGGCTACCAGGTGGGCAAGGTCGATTTTCTTACGATGCTGGATAACCAGGTGACGCTGTTTAATTTTGAGAAGGAGTACTATCGGACGCTGGCAGAGTACCAGACAAGTCTGGCGCGGTTAGAGTGGGTCGTCGGCGCCCCCGTTCAGTAA
- a CDS encoding universal stress protein, producing the protein MIPTYRKVLVTTDLSPTGNSAIPHAYAVLAGLGGTVILWHAIDLSGIPSSVYAQRMPGKPLAEQRAALRDSLFSSLEALVPEEARAEGRVTTEIRVVEAPGVIQEAICQDARTQGADLIVMASHGHSGIKHLLLGSVAESVLKSADRPVLVVLSRE; encoded by the coding sequence ATGATACCAACGTATCGGAAAGTGCTGGTGACCACAGATCTTTCCCCAACCGGCAACTCCGCCATCCCCCATGCCTATGCCGTCCTGGCAGGACTGGGCGGCACCGTTATCCTTTGGCACGCGATTGATCTGTCTGGGATACCGTCCTCGGTTTACGCCCAGCGCATGCCTGGGAAACCGCTTGCTGAGCAGCGGGCCGCTCTCCGGGATTCGCTGTTTTCCTCGCTGGAAGCGCTTGTGCCTGAGGAGGCCCGTGCAGAGGGGCGGGTGACAACGGAGATACGGGTGGTCGAGGCCCCGGGAGTGATCCAGGAGGCGATCTGCCAGGACGCCAGAACCCAGGGGGCGGACCTCATTGTGATGGCATCCCATGGCCATTCCGGGATAAAGCACCTGCTCCTGGGTTCAGTGGCAGAGAGTGTGTTAAAGTCAGCCGATCGCCCCGTCCTCGTTGTCCTCAGCCGGGAGTGA
- a CDS encoding acetate kinase: protein MIVLAVNCGSSSVKCRVFDVTNDHKPVAVRVLAEGSVGGVPEEPVMVLRTEAGALRQAIAVDDNAGGVRRLLQELTGALGLSRIEAVGHRIVHGGTRFTRSVLIDASVLKTLEELEELAPLHNRASLAGVRAARALLGWRVPMVGAFDTAFHAFLPDRAWRYAIPENLVQRHGVRRFGFHGLSYQWTLWRFGELTGTRPEQARIVALHLGNGCSAAAIEGGRSVDTSMGFTPLEGLVMGTRAGDIDPALVGHLSRMEGVGINTVEDWLNTRSGLLGLSGLSPDMQTLLAREADHAGARLAIEVFCYRARKYVGAYLAALGGAQAVVFTGGIGANSPEIRRRICDGLQWFGLRIDPALNRRAAGVDGRISADAAPIAGYAISPDEEQIIARETVQVCEGGGE, encoded by the coding sequence ATGATCGTCCTTGCGGTGAATTGCGGCAGCTCTTCCGTGAAGTGTCGAGTGTTCGACGTGACGAATGACCATAAGCCCGTAGCCGTACGAGTGTTGGCGGAGGGCTCGGTCGGAGGCGTTCCGGAGGAGCCTGTGATGGTGCTGCGTACTGAGGCGGGTGCCCTGCGGCAGGCGATCGCCGTGGACGACAACGCGGGCGGTGTCCGACGCCTCCTTCAGGAGCTGACGGGCGCCCTTGGCCTTTCGCGGATCGAGGCGGTAGGGCACCGGATCGTTCATGGCGGAACGCGATTCACGCGCTCGGTACTCATCGACGCGTCGGTCCTGAAGACACTCGAGGAGCTGGAGGAACTGGCGCCGTTGCACAATCGAGCGAGTCTCGCCGGCGTCCGGGCCGCGCGGGCGCTGCTCGGGTGGCGCGTGCCGATGGTCGGGGCGTTCGACACGGCCTTTCATGCCTTCCTGCCCGATCGGGCGTGGCGTTACGCCATCCCGGAGAACCTTGTACAACGGCACGGCGTACGTCGCTTCGGCTTCCACGGCCTCTCGTACCAGTGGACCCTCTGGCGGTTTGGTGAGCTGACCGGGACCCGCCCAGAGCAGGCCAGGATCGTCGCGTTGCATCTCGGGAACGGCTGCTCCGCAGCCGCCATCGAGGGCGGACGCTCAGTGGATACCTCGATGGGCTTCACGCCGCTCGAAGGCCTGGTCATGGGGACCCGAGCCGGCGACATCGATCCGGCGCTGGTGGGTCACCTATCGAGGATGGAAGGTGTGGGAATCAATACGGTAGAGGACTGGCTGAACACGAGGTCAGGGCTGCTTGGGCTGTCCGGACTGAGCCCTGACATGCAGACGCTCCTTGCGCGGGAGGCGGATCACGCGGGCGCGCGCCTGGCCATCGAGGTGTTTTGCTACCGCGCTCGCAAGTATGTGGGCGCGTATCTTGCCGCCCTCGGCGGGGCCCAGGCGGTCGTCTTCACGGGCGGGATCGGGGCCAACTCGCCGGAGATTCGTCGCCGCATTTGCGACGGGCTGCAGTGGTTCGGCCTTCGGATTGATCCTGCGCTCAACAGGCGGGCGGCCGGTGTGGACGGGCGGATCAGCGCGGATGCCGCGCCTATCGCCGGCTACGCGATCTCGCCCGACGAGGAGCAGATCATCGCGCGGGAGACGGTGCAGGTGTGCGAGGGGGGCGGCGAGTGA